One segment of Ricinus communis isolate WT05 ecotype wild-type chromosome 8, ASM1957865v1, whole genome shotgun sequence DNA contains the following:
- the LOC8284759 gene encoding uncharacterized protein LOC8284759 isoform X1 produces the protein MANPSGVHHQQEGNHASSSFNGGNIPTNGHGNSGPETSGTNLKHNPGISTDWTLEEQAILEDALNQYAAESSVIRYAKIAVQLQNKTVRDVALRCRWMTKKEYSKRRKEDSLARKSKDKKERVTDPSVKASRFMARSNVHPYATSMIPMEYDDGMAYNGIDGVTGELLDQNAKALDHISANLSTMQLQENISLLCQTRDNILKIMNEMNDMPELMEQMPPLPVKLNEELADTILPRPNLPMK, from the exons atGGCAAACCCATCTGGTGTCCATCATCAACAAGAAGGCAATcatgcttcttcttcttttaatggTGGAAATATTCCAACTAATGGGCATGGAAATTCAGGGCCTGAAACTTCTGGTACAAACTTGAAACACAACCCTGGTATCTCTACAGATTGGACCTTGGAAGAACAAGCAATTCTTGAAGATGCTTTAAATCA ATATGCTGCAGAATCAAGTGTAATACGTTATGCGAAAATAGCAGTGCAGCTGCAGAATAAGACCGTCCGGGATGTTGCTTTGCGCTGCAGATGGATGACT AAAAAGGAATATAGCAAGAGAAGAAAGGAAGATAGTTTAGCAAGGAAAAGCAAGGATAAAAAG GAGAGAGTTACTGATCCTTCAGTGAAGGCATCTCGCTTCATGGCGAGGTCTAATGTTCATCCATATGCTACTTCAATGATTCCTATGGAGTATGATGATGGCATGGCATACAATG GCATTGATGGAGTTACAGGGGAGCTTCTTGATCAAAATGCAAAGGCCTTGGATCACATATCTGCTAATCTCTCCACTATGCAG TTACAGGAGAACATCAGTCTCCTCTGCCAGACTCGTGACAACATTCTGAAGATTATGAACGA GATGAACGACATGCCAGAACTAATGGAGCAGATGCCGCCACTTCCAGTCAAATTGAACGAAGAGCTGGCTGACACCATCCTGCCCCGACCAAATCTTCCCATGAAATGA
- the LOC8284759 gene encoding uncharacterized protein LOC8284759 isoform X2, translating to MANPSGVHHQQEGNHASSSFNGGNIPTNGHGNSGPETSGTNLKHNPGISTDWTLEEQAILEDALNQYAAESSVIRYAKIAVQLQNKTVRDVALRCRWMTKKEYSKRRKEDSLARKSKDKKERVTDPSVKASRFMARSNVHPYATSMIPMEYDDGMAYNVCCMQALMELQGSFLIKMQRPWITYLLISPLCSYRRTSVSSARLVTTF from the exons atGGCAAACCCATCTGGTGTCCATCATCAACAAGAAGGCAATcatgcttcttcttcttttaatggTGGAAATATTCCAACTAATGGGCATGGAAATTCAGGGCCTGAAACTTCTGGTACAAACTTGAAACACAACCCTGGTATCTCTACAGATTGGACCTTGGAAGAACAAGCAATTCTTGAAGATGCTTTAAATCA ATATGCTGCAGAATCAAGTGTAATACGTTATGCGAAAATAGCAGTGCAGCTGCAGAATAAGACCGTCCGGGATGTTGCTTTGCGCTGCAGATGGATGACT AAAAAGGAATATAGCAAGAGAAGAAAGGAAGATAGTTTAGCAAGGAAAAGCAAGGATAAAAAG GAGAGAGTTACTGATCCTTCAGTGAAGGCATCTCGCTTCATGGCGAGGTCTAATGTTCATCCATATGCTACTTCAATGATTCCTATGGAGTATGATGATGGCATGGCATACAATG TTTGTTGCATGCAGGCATTGATGGAGTTACAGGGGAGCTTCTTGATCAAAATGCAAAGGCCTTGGATCACATATCTGCTAATCTCTCCACTATGCAG TTACAGGAGAACATCAGTCTCCTCTGCCAGACTCGTGACAACATTCTGA